A stretch of DNA from Salvelinus sp. IW2-2015 linkage group LG20, ASM291031v2, whole genome shotgun sequence:
AGTTTCCCTCCCAGTcttatgtcccccccccccctctttgtcCTTTCTTCTCTCAGGCTCTCCTCCCCCTCACATCTTGCGGATGACCAGCACAGTTGTAAGAACTCCAGCGAGGAACAACCCCACGGTCTGCCAGTGGGAGTCCAAAGTAGGAAACGGAATTCCCTCCTTTAAGAATTAGGAAGAGACAATTACGTTGGTCTTCAACCATCATCAACCACAATTTCAAAAAGACATCTGTAAAAACATGCCAATGTGGGAAAAGCACATCTACTGATTCTTACCCAGCCACCCTGATTCCTAATCAGTTGATCACATGATCTCGCAGTAGTTCTGTAGCCCAGCTGATAATGGTTTCTGTTGATGTCGGGACCTTGGTCAACAGAGCTGAGGAGAGAAAGGTGATGCCGTCTTATGCACAATGAAAGAAACCACTCATCCCAAAACGTGTAAAATTGCAGTTCCACTCCAGCGCTGCGGTTTACAAAAGTCGACTCTCTTCCGACTGAGATGAGCCCTGTTTCCTTTTGTCTAACGGAGGACAAAGAAGCGAGAGAAtgattgagagagaaaggagcTAAATAGAAATACTACCACTGACCACCCTCAACCTTGATGACCAGCCGACAGGCAAAGTGATAGAGTGCCACACCCTGCCCCAGTGAACATAATTCCCATCAGCAGGAAGATCTACGCGGCCACTTCTACATAAAAAACCTCATGGTGGGCGTGGAGTGCAGTATCATTATACTACTGAAGGGGGAAAACAAGAGATGCTCTGACTATTGGCACAAACTCCAGAGGTCAATTTAAAAGTGAATATCTATTCAAGCAAAGACGCTGGAGTCTTTCTAAGTCCTTGTTAAGATACTTTTGGAGTTGTTATTGCCCATCCAGCTCATCTCCAAATCTGCTTCAGGACACGAGGCGCAGTTTCATGTCGTTGGGTCACACAGCTGACTCCAACCAACGGTGCCGTGACACGACAACTGAGTCCCGCTGTCAGCATGGCGACGGAATCCGCTCGTAGAATGAAACTTGCAAAAGAGGGTCCCGGGAACAACTAGCTAGATTATTTTGATCCTTCGTGTCTGTTGGTTAATCTTAGGGCTGTTTAACAATACAATTGAATTGGTATATTACAGCCTGAAACATTGGTGGGTGCAGGACATTTTTATTAAAACGTTTCaggccagaatgttgaataaggAATACATTGAACTTACCATCTACTGTGTtgctctgtgccagtttgtccgCTTTAGACACTTGAAATTGAGACAGATATTTCTCGACAGGTAAGAGTGTTGTATTACCACACTTTTAGGAGCTGCGTAGGTTTGCCCCTGCCAGCTCTGAATGTTGAGAAGTTTGGTCTTTGGTCTCGTCTTGGAAGCGGCTTGGCTATTTGTGGTTTGGAGTCATTTCATTCTGGTAGCAGGGTGTTTACTGCATGCGCATCTGTCGGTTAGAATGAATAATAACACTTTATGCGAACCATCTTATACCTACCGGATTCTCTAAAAAGTCTGGTAAACAATACTCCATGTAGAAATTGTGTCTCAAATTTATCGAGTGTGGCTTGAACGGAATACTGTTGACGACACAATCAGATTAATTGCAAGTATCAATGTTGTAATTTTATTCAACCATTCTGGGCTTGTAAGGACATGTTACACGATTTGGCACTCTATGTTTCAGGCTTATATCTACCAATTCAATTGTGTATTACAAGCCTGATTTAAGTCAGACCAAATGTGAATAAAAATCAATTCAGGAGTAAAACAAAGGTTATTACTCAACTCTGTCAGTAATGTTCTTCCCAAGTTCTAGTACCTGATCTGTGATTTCCATTTACCTGAGAACACAAAGCAGCACTGGAGTTGAGTACTACCAGGACATAAACCAAGTGGGCAGTAGAAGGGCAAATTTGGAAGACAATGCCTTGTTTGTGGGTAGTCTGGCAAAATACTGAATTCTATGAAGTCCTCCTGACTAGTCACGTGTCTGGTTGGTAGCGATCAGCCAGGGCTAATGTAGTATGTGATGTCTGGTCAAATCGAAACTGGCAGTCATAAATATATGATGATAAGGTTCCGTAAACATGTTTGAAATGTGACAACAATGATATTATTGAACAAGATAACTACTATCAGTCATAGCTACATTGTCTCATGACCAGTGTCAGTTGATGACATGTTGAAACGAAGTTTAAACACAAGCTGGCTCATTTCAGAAGTGGATCTTGTCAGCTGATACAGTTAGTAACAGCTGGGCCTGGAATCCATAAGATGTACTACAGTATGGCAGTCGTCTTATGTGATTTTGCTGATAAATTGGAACAACACTCTAAGTATGAAAGTACAAGACTCAGGACTTGCCACATCTGGCCCTCCCACCCCAACAGGAGGGGAGCTCCCACTCAGCCGTCCAAGCACTTCTGTGTCctagcaccccaatggtggaaccagcttccccctgccCATCTTCTGGAAACCTCAAACCCTACCCCtttaaagagtatcttaaataatcccacagcccccccccccctactttagagggaaaatgtactttactatgatatgtggttgtcccacatgGCTATCTTAAGAtaagtgcactaactgtaagtcactctggatgagagcgtctgctaaattactaaaaatgcaaattaaacacagctagctagcactcacaaACTAGTCTGACTAATCAGTCTGTAATACACAATTAATTGGTATATACAGCCTGAAACAAATGCCTGCAAAATCATGTAAATGTTCCTttccagaatgttgaataaacttTAATTTAAACTTACTATACCGATTGTCTGTGTGGTTTGTCCTTCATCTGCTTGagatttgagacaaaatatccccAGGAAAGTGTTGTTTAACAAACTTTTTAGAGAGCtggtaggtacagttgaagtcggatgtttacatacaccttagccaaatacatttcaactcagtttttccacaattcctgacatttaatcagagtaaaaattcaatgtcttaggtcagttaggatcaccactatattttaagaatgtgaattgtcagaataatagtagagagaattatttatttcagcttttatttctttcatcacattcccagtgagtcagaagtttacataaaatcaattagtatttggtaacattgcctttaaattgtttaacttgggtcaaacgttccgggtagccttccacaagcttcccacaataagttgggggaatattggcccattcctctcgacagagctggtgtaactgagtcaggtttgtaggcctccctgctcgcacacgctttttcagttctgcccacaaattttctatgggattgaggtcagggctttgtgatggccactccaataccttgactttgttgtccttaagccattttgccacaactttggaagtatgcttggggtcattgtccatttggaagacccatttgcgaccaagctttaacttcctgactgatggcttgagatgttgcttcaacatatccacataattttcctgcctcatgatgccatctattttgtgaagtgcaccagtccctcctgcagcaaagcacccccacaacaagatgctgccaccccgtgcttcacggttgggatggtgttcttcggcttgcaagcctccccttttccctccaaacataacaatggtcaaacagttctatttttgtttcatcagaccagaggacatttctccaaaattacgatctttgtccccatgtgcagttgcaaaccatagtctggcttttttatggcggttttggagcagtggcttttccttgctgagcggactttcaggttatgtcgatataggacttgttttactgtggatatagatacttttgtacctgtttcctccagcatcttcacaaggtcctttgctgttgttctgggattgatttgcacttttcgcaccaaagtacattcatctctaggagacagaacgcgtctccttcctgagcggtatgacggctgcgtggtcccatggtgtttatacttgtgtactattgtttgtacatatgaaagtggtaccttcaggcatttggaaattgctcccaaagctgaaccagacttgttgaggtctacattttttttcctgaagtcttggctgatttctattgattttcccataatgtcaaacgaagaggcactgagtttgaaagtagaccttaaaatacatccacggtacacctccaattgactcaaattatgtcaattagcctatcagaagcttctaaagccatgacatcattttctggaatttcccaagctgtttaaaggcgcagtcaacttagtgtatgtaaacttctgacccactagaattgtgatacagtgaattattagtgaaataatctgtctgtaaacaagtagaggaaaaattacttgtgtcatgcacaaagtagatgtcctaaccaacttgccaaaacaatagtttgttaacaagaaatttgtggagtggttgaaaaacgagttaatgactccaacataagtgtatgtaaacttccgacttcatctgtatttGGTTCAGTACCACGGTAAAGGTTGTTTTATATAGGATATTCGCTTAACTCGTCAATAGCCattgaaccaagcatgccatgacAACTAAAATATGTTCTAAATCAGGTTTAGGATGGATAATAATCCAGAGTTTTTCTTGTGTAAATTTCAAAGTTTCTGTTCAGATTACAATCTTTTAAAAAATCTAAGATTTACACACAAAAAAGGTGTCGAttgttctccatcctcccctgattcagaatataacGTTACAATACTCCATgtcatggcatgcttggttcaatagctattgaCGAGTGAAAACCGAATATCCAAAACAAATGTTTGggctgtatatgtatataccaATTAACTGTTTATCACATACAGGCTTACAAACTAGCTTGATGAGAAAAGGAAACAAGTTACCTGTAACACTTTTCCCCCAGTTGAACAGCTAACAAGAATGTAGCTTTCCTAGGTAGCTAACTTACCTAGTCATGTGTACGGGCATGTTTCAGAGATGGGATGGCTGGGTGTTATGTTAGCTAGTTGACTGGCTAGCTCGACGCGGCTGGGTCCAACCGACAACAAAACTCAATTATTTAGCAAGTAAGCTAAATCGTGACAAAAACTTATCGTTCCAGCTCACGATAATTACGATATCAGTACAACGGTTCCGTATCGATTGTGTTTATCATAGTCATGTCACTTACCTGAATCGCCTCCTTCCGTCGGCGCTGCCATCTTGTACTAAGATTATTTTGAGTCTGCTTCCGCCTGCAGTCATGTGACATATGTTTACAGTACCAGAGTGGCTTCGTTTTGCTCGTTCACGAATGCCAGCTTGCAAGAGCACTACGTAGAAGGCCAATAATATTTATGAGTAGTCAATTTACAAAATACTTAAACTACAGCAAGTTTAATCAGCAATGAATACAAATATTTTGACACAAATGGAATCCAACGTTCCGCTTCTGCCTTGCCCTTTCTTAAACGTCATATCCTGTCCTGTCTGACTTCTGTCCGTCGCGCGCATGCTTAATTCTCTTTACGACTCGGCTGGCAAAGATGGCGGACGCACAAGTACGTTCAGAAAAACAGCGTGGCGAAATGAATGTGCTTTGTTGATAGTAAAAAAACATCATGGCGTACAATAAATAGCGTCAGTTAAACGGAAAGCATGCGATTGAAGGATCTCAAAGTAGACTGGGCCCTTAATTGTTTAATGGTTCCAGGCCCTGTCCTGTGTGGAGCGTGTTGTCGGAGATCCAGCTAGGACGTTTGCTAACTAGGTCTTTACAGCATTGGGCGTATGCTTCATCTGTAGTTGATAATCGAAGTATACTGATTTATGGCAGTTGATAGCTAAAACATGTCATTGCTAGATAAATGTATGCGTGAGAAGCTCGGTCCCCTTGGAGCGGAAATCTCGTTACCGGGATCAAAtgtgacaacatccggtgaaatcggAGCGCGCCGaatacaaaatcgtaatattaggcattcatgaaaatacaaacttaacttcttgttaatacaGCCTTGTTGTCAGATGTCAAAAAgcctttacggaaaaagcataccatgcgattatcttaGGACAGCGCCCTGCTTacgaaagcattaaacattttccaaccaagcagaggcgtcagaaatggcaataaaataaatcacttacatttgaagatcttcctctttttgcaatcccaTGGGTCCCAGCTACGtaacaaatggtcgttttgttcgatatagtcctTTATATCCCAataaagtcagtttagttggtacGCTTGATTCAGTAATAGACCTGTTTCCCTCGttaaaaatgcatacaaatgaatcccaaagtttaccaataaacttcgtccaaacaactCAAACagcgtttctaatcaatcctcaggtaccctaatatgtaaatatacaataaaatttaagacagaaTAGTATGTTAATTACCGGAGTTAAATAACGAAGTGCACTCGCTCACCGACGCCCGccacaacactacagccaaaatgggagccacttagaaaaactacaaattcttgATAATTttccaaaaaacaagcctgaaactctttctaaagattgttgacatctactggtagccctaggaactgcaatctgcaAGGTATTCGTTTGATATTCCCATAGgcagccattataatgagtggtgagctcaaaaaatatatattcctggatggattctccttggggttttgcctgctatatcagttatgttataatCAGACATTTTAACAGGTTTGGAaacgtcagtgttttctatccaataccaccaattatatgcatatcctagcttctgggcctgagtaacgggcactttactttgggcacgtcagtcatccgaaataCCAAATAAGGCCACCGGCCCACAAGTTAACGTACTGAAAAAGCCTGTAGTTGTTAGGTTAGTTTTTACGCTAACTTGGCTGGCTGGCTAAACTCAGCTGTCTACTTTCTCAACTTGTGTATTCCAAATGTCATGGACTTTATACGGCTATTGTTTTTAGCTACCTAGTTATTTTGCTCTGCTTTTGATTATAGCTAGCTCTGACTTTTCTGAACTTTCATTATGGTCAGCTTTATAGATTGTAAATCTTGCTAGTACATCCTATCCGATCTACTGCTTCTCTGTAGTCAGGTCTATTTCATAATGCACATTGATTTACCTGCAAATTATTTTTTTCTCACGGTGTGAGCCTATGAGGCTCTGACGACACTGCTTAATGGCAACACTGATGCAGTTATAGGAGGGCTTTGGCATccatactgaacaaaagtatagaTGTAACCTGTTGGTTTCATGAGTGAAAATAAaggattccagaaatgttccatatgcacaaaaagcttatttctataaAATGTTCACAAACttgttgccaagataatccatccacccgtggcatatcaagaagctgattaaacagcatgatcattacataggtgcaccttgtgctgtgcacaattaaaggccacactaaaatatgacgttttgtcacacaatgccacagatgtctcaaattgagggagcttgcaattggcatgctgattgcaggaatgtccaccagagcttttgcaaGGAAatggaatgttcatttctctacaataagctgcctccaacgtcgttgtagagaatttggcaatacgtctaACCAgcctcaactgcagaccacgtgtaaccatcgtctgagaccagccagatTTGCAGAGGACCTAACATGTATTTTGTTTCAACAGGCTATTTATGGCATTTACATTGACAAGAAATGCCCCTTAACTGGAAATCTCTCCATCTGTGGTCGTATCCTCTCCGGTTAGTCTTTACATTTCCTTGATGTTTTTGGTTTGGATGTAAAACGGTCAGCTTTGTTTTCTCACTGAACTGCAAGTGATGTTTTTCTCACGATGGTCTTCCAAGCCTTCTGGTTATGACGACAATGCCTTATGGCATTACTGATGCAACGACCGAAACCCCCTGCTCACCCTATTCAACGGTCTACTCCTATCCCTAGATCAGTGCTTAGATGTATTCTAAGATTGACCACACATTGACCTGATTCTGCCTTTTCAGGCGTGGTGACCAAGATGAAGATGCAGAGGACCATCGTCATCAGACGTGACTACCTGCATTACATCCGCAAATACAACCGCTTTGAGAAGAGGCACAAGAACATGTCGGTTCATCTCTCACCTGCCTTCAGGTAAGAGGATCTCTGTCATACTGTTGAGCCTTTTCTACCTCTCTTCCTTGCATGTGTTTTTTCCCGCCAGGCTGTATCCAATAATTGGCTGATCGTGCCTTTCCTACTGCAAGGATGGCTGTAACTCACTGTTGCACTAAAGTTGAAGTTCCATTAAATCAGATTTGATGTTGGCTGCAAATTATGTTTTTATCACGATGGTCTTCCAAGCCCACGAGGCTCTGATGACACTGCCTAATGGCAACACTGATGCAGTTGTCAAAAGGACAGCTTAATAATGATCGCAATCaataaatcatttttattttatgttcatATTAAAACCAACAAGTGTCACTGCAAAAATATTGTTTTGGGGGACAAGTGTTAAACGATAGAAAGTGAAGAAATGCGAACAATATCAAAGCAATTTATTGTAGAAAAGAAAAGAACCAAGGCACTGACAACTTAACAAATAAGGTAactttcttatttattttaacacatTAACAAGGTGTATAAAAAGAGCATTTGATTGAAGGATTATGGTATGGTCTGCTTTTAAATAGTCCACCATAGAATACAGTACTTTGAACACTATGCTGAGGTAAACATCTGAGAGGACAGTGTGTCTGCAGTAGAATTGCACAAACACATACCTGCAACATCTGATCCTATGGTCACATATGCACATATAAATGATCAGACACCCCAAAATGCATACTCTAGCAAAGAGATACCATGAAGAGATGGATCAGATAGGAAAAAGGAGAGACTCAATGGAAGAAAAGTGCAACAGAAATAAAGCACAGCAGATTCTCATGGCTgacctgagggggggggggaataatttGTCATCAGTTCATAAGACTTAAGCAACAAAATGTCATGCAGTGACTTGTTTGcaagaaataaaaaattaattaaaagatGTGCCCTGGCCGAGCCTCTCTACACATCTCgttccatccttctctcctgtatgtacGGTCAAGAGCCGCTCACATTTTCAGCGGTGTGTGGAACAGAGGTAAGAAGAACCTTGAATCTGACTCAATCCTTTGCGATGGAGGGCAGGAAAGAGGAGTGGTTGATCGGGTCCAAACGTTGCCGTTTTTCCAACCAACTCTATTTTTCCTCGCCTTTTCCTTCTCCAGAAACATCTTCCATTCACCCCCACATGTCTGCCTCTACCACCCAGTCTTATGTCCCACCCCTCAATGTCCTTCTCTCAGGCTCTCCTCCCCCTCACATCTTGCGGATGACCAGCACAGTTGTAAGAACTCCAGCGAGGAACACCCCCACGGTCTGCCAGGTGGGAGTGCCAAAGTAGGAACGGATTCCCTCCTAAGAATTAGGAAGAGACACCGTTGTCTTCAACCATCATCACCACAATTTCAAAAAGACATCTGTAAAAAACATGCCAATGTGGGGAAAGCACATCTACTGATTCCTTACCCAGCCACCCTGATCCCTAATCCAGTTGATCACATGATCTCGCAGATAGTCTGTAGCCCAGCTGATAATGGTTCTGATGATGTCGGGGACCTTGGTCAACAGAGCCTGAGGAGAGAAAGGTGATGCCGTCTTATTGCACAATGAAGaaaccaactcatcccaaaacgtGTAAATTGCAGTTCCACTCCAAGCGCTGCGGTTTACAAAAGTGACTCTCTTCCGACTGAGATGAGCCCTGTTTCCTTTGTCTAACGGAggacaagagagcgagagaatgattgagagagaaaggagcTAAATAAAATACTACCACTGACCACCCTCACCTTGATGACCAGCCGACAGGCAAAGTAGTAGAGTGCCACCACCCTGCCCCAGTTGAACGTCCCATCAGAGAAGATCTCACGGGCCACTCTCATAAAAACCTCKTGGCTGGGCTGGAGTGCAGTATCATTTAACATACTGAAGGGGAAAACAAGAGATGCTCTGACTATTGCACAAACTCCAGAGGTCAATTTAAAGTGAATATCTATTCAAGCAAAGAGCTGGAGTCCCTTTCTAAGTCCTTGGTTTAAGATACCTTTGGAGTTGTATATTGCCATCCAGCTCAACTCCAATCTGCTCCAAGCACAGGGACAGTTTCATGCGTTCGGGTTCACACAGCATACTCCCAACCAACTGGGTCCGTGACACTGACAACTGAGTCCCGCTGTCAGCATGGCGACGAACCCGCTCGTAGATGAAACTGCAAAAAGAGGGTCCCGGGTAAATAACTAGCTAGtatatcgtggactacaggaaaaggagggtcgaACATGCTCCCATTAGCCTCGGCGGGCTGGAGTGGAGCGGGTTGacagttaagttccttggtgtccacatcaccaacaaactatatggttcaaacataccaagacagtcgtgaagagggca
This window harbors:
- the LOC111981208 gene encoding apoptosis regulator BAX-like, whose amino-acid sequence is MAALSGGDSGNGTDQVLELGRTLLTDFIYERVRRHADSGTQLSVSRTQLVGSMLCEPERMKLSLCLEQIGVELDGNIQLQSMLNDTALQPSXEVFMRVAREIFSDGTFNWGRVVALYYFACRLVIKALLTKVPDIIRTIISWATDYLRDHVINWIRDQGGWEGIRSYFGTPTWQTVGVFLAGVLTTVLVIRKM